In one window of Lolium rigidum isolate FL_2022 unplaced genomic scaffold, APGP_CSIRO_Lrig_0.1 contig_1381_1, whole genome shotgun sequence DNA:
- the LOC124680368 gene encoding protein ETHYLENE-INSENSITIVE 3-like 1a — protein sequence MMGGGLVMDQGMFSGVHNFVDLLQQNGADKNLGFGSLMPQTSSGDQCVMGEGDLVDPPSDNFPDAGDDDSDDDVDDIEELERRMWRDRMKLKRLKELQQTRGKEQAAGGGGVGDGVKPRQSQEQARRKKMSRAQDGILKYMLKMMEVCRAQGFVYGIIPEKGKPVSGASDNLRAWWKEKVRFDRNGPAAIAKYQADNAVPGSESELASGTASPHSLQELQDTTLGSLLSALMQHCDPPQRRFPLEKGISPPWWPSGEEEWWPELGIPKDQGPPPYKKPHDLKKAWKVSVLTAVIKHMSPDIEKIRRLVRQSKCLQDKMTAKEISTWLAVVKQEEELFMRLHPGARPPASAGGIASAISFNASSSEYDVDLGDDCKGDEAGTHKMAMADPTAFNLGAAIMNDKFLMPTPKEETADVEYLQKRSAEPELMLNNRVYTCNNLQCPHNDYSYGFLDRNARNSHQYTCKYNDPLPPSAENKPAPPPMPQVFPAAYNQPNQALNNLDFSVPMDAQRSIAELMNMYDNNCASKNMGNDDVTIIERPNALTPRMQMDEGFFGQGNGIGGNGDGMFNDVSNMIQQQQQQAPAQQQFFIRDDTQFGSQMGNITAASEFRFGSGFTMPGAVDYPQKNNDGSNWYY from the coding sequence atgatgggAGGCGGGCTGGTGATGGATCAGGGCATGTTCTCCGGCGTGCACAACTTCGTGGATCTCCTGCAGCAGAACGGCGCCGACAAGAACCTCGGCTTCGGCTCGCTCATGCCgcagacctcctccggcgaccagtgCGTCATGGGCGAGGGCGACCTCGTCGACCCGCCCTCGGACAACTTCCCCGACGccggggacgacgacagcgacgacgacgtggaTGACATCGAGGAGCTGGAGCGCCGCATGTGGCGCGACCGCATGAAGCTCAAGCGCCTCAAGGAGCTGCAGCAGACCCGCGGCAAGGagcaggcggccggcggcggcggggtgggcGACGGGGTGAAGCCCCGCCAGTCGCAGGAGCAGGCGCGCCGCAAGAAGATGTCGCGCGCGCAGGACGGCATCCTCAAGTACATGCTCAAGATGATGGAGGTGTGCCGCGCGCAGGGCTTCGTCTACGGGATCATCCCGGAGAAGGGTAAGCCGGTGAGCGGCGCCTCCGACAACCTCCGCGCTTGGTGGAAGGAGAAGGTCCGCTTCGACCGGAACGGCCCGGCCGCCATCGCCAAGTACCAGGCCGACAACGCCGTGCCGGGCTCCGAGAGCGAGCTCGCCTCCGGCACCGCCAGCCCGCACTCGCTGCAGGAGCTGCAGGACACCACGCTCGGCTCGCTGCTCTCGGCGCTCATGCAGCACTGCGACCCCCCGCAGCGGAGGTTCCCGCTCGAGAAGGGCATCTCTCCGCCGTGGTGGCCGTCAGGCGAAGAGGAGTGGTGGCCGGAGCTTGGCATCCCCAAGGATCAGGGCCCGCCACCGTACAAGAAGCCCCATGACCTCAAGAAGGCCTGGAAGGTGAGCGTGCTCACCGCTGTGATCAAGCACATGTCGCCGGACATCGAGAAGATCCGGCGCCTTGTCCGCCAGTCAAAGTGCCTCCAGGACAAGATGACTGCCAAGGAGATCTCCACCTGGCTGGCAGTCGTCAAGCAGGAAGAGGAGCTGTTCATGAGGCTGCACCCAGGCGCGCGCCCACCGGCATCAGCCGGCGGCATCGCCAGCGCCATATCGTTCAACGCTAGCTCCAGCGAGTACGACGTAGACCTCGGCGACGACTGCAAGGGCGACGAGGCAGGCACCCACAAGATGGCCATGGCCGATCCAACCGCGTTCAACCTTGGCGCGGCCATCATGAATGACAAGTTCCTCATGCCCACGCCCAAGGAGGAGACCGCTGATGTCGAGTACCTTCAGAAGAGGAGCGCCGAGCCTGAGCTGATGCTGAACAACCGCGTCTACACCTGCAACAACCTTCAGTGCCCACACAACGACTACAGCTACGGATTCCTTGACCGTAACGCGCGCAACAGCCACCAGTACACCTGCAAGTACAATGATCCGCTCCCGCCGAGCGCTGAGAACAAGCCGGCGCCACCACCAATGCCACAAGTCTTCCCGGCGGCCTACAACCAGCCCAACCAGGCGCTGAACAACCTTGATTTCAGTGTGCCCATGGACGCCCAGAGGTCCATTGCCGAGCTGATGAACATGTATGACAACAACTGCGCCAGCAAGAACATGGGCAACGACGATGTCACCATCATAGAGAGGCCTAATGCTCTCACCCCGAGGATGCAGATGGACGAAGGCTTCTTTGGACAAGGCAATGGAATTGGCGGCAATGGCGACGGTATGTTCAATGATGTCAGTAACatgattcagcagcagcagcagcaggccccGGCGCAGCAGCAGTTCTTCATCCGCGACGACACACAGTTCGGGAGCCAGATGGGCAACATCACCGCTGCGTCTGAGTTCAGGTTCGGCTCTGGTTTCACCATGCCCGGTGCCGTCGACTACCCGCAGAAGAACAACGACGGCTCCAATTGGTACTACTGA